The Nitrospira sp. genome contains a region encoding:
- a CDS encoding sel1 repeat family protein, whose translation MRPFLLTVMLVVVGATSAAALSGDEPYDALQRGDFRVAAGLFYPLAEKGDARAQYNLGLLYASGLGVTQNYQVALKWHRLAAGQGHAGAQNELAQMYAKGAGVPQDYVRAHMWYTVAAESSSGGSKNEIMKDRDMMASHMTPPQIQKAQEIAQRCLQSQFKKCD comes from the coding sequence ATGAGGCCTTTCCTGCTCACGGTGATGTTGGTCGTCGTGGGTGCGACATCGGCGGCAGCACTCTCCGGTGATGAACCGTATGATGCCCTCCAGCGTGGCGACTTCAGAGTGGCGGCCGGACTCTTTTACCCTTTGGCGGAGAAAGGCGACGCGCGAGCGCAGTACAATCTGGGACTGCTGTATGCCAGCGGCCTAGGTGTGACCCAGAACTATCAGGTTGCCCTGAAATGGCATCGCCTGGCGGCAGGGCAGGGCCACGCGGGGGCTCAGAACGAACTAGCCCAGATGTATGCGAAGGGGGCCGGTGTTCCACAAGACTATGTTCGTGCCCATATGTGGTATACAGTGGCTGCAGAATCGTCGAGCGGCGGTTCAAAGAATGAGATAATGAAAGACCGTGACATGATGGCATCACACATGACTCCGCCTCAGATCCAGAAAGCGCAGGAGATCGCGCAGCGTTGTCTGCAAAGTCAGTTCAAGAAGTGTGATTAG
- a CDS encoding HAMP domain-containing protein has product MPLRVRLTLWYGSALALILIIFSVILYAVTAQHLRDAVDESLEETAAAAVRSLEERGFLPLVNEEELLSQFPELARIDKFFQIFSPSGTITIRSPNIKQHEVPLSRTALETAFSGQSTFESAKYPHEPPLRLISVPIMFRGNLLYIVQVGTSMESVGETLRRFLVLLVVAIPIALAVSLAGGWFLAGRALRPVDKITLAAQRIAAGDLSQRLSMPAAHDEIGRLAATFNNMIGRLDTSFRQIRQFTSDASHELRTPLTVMKGETDLVLRRPRPLEDYQSVLESNLEEIDRMTRIVDELLFLSRADMGEVKMESLPVALEFLVEDIHRQATLLGQERNVEVVLGTVMPVVVQGDDLRLRELLLNLVENAMKYSHPGGKVEISLLNDGREARLSITDHGIGIDPADHKRIFQRFFRTDVARAHTKKGTGLGLAICAWIADLHKGRVEVKSNLGQGSTFTVVLPLTRPST; this is encoded by the coding sequence ATGCCGCTACGTGTCCGGCTGACCCTCTGGTATGGGAGTGCCCTTGCCCTCATTTTGATTATTTTCTCAGTCATTCTTTACGCCGTGACGGCGCAACATCTTCGCGACGCCGTCGATGAATCTCTCGAAGAAACGGCCGCCGCGGCTGTGCGTTCACTGGAAGAGCGGGGGTTTCTGCCTCTCGTCAACGAAGAGGAATTGCTTTCCCAATTTCCCGAGCTGGCACGAATCGACAAGTTCTTCCAGATTTTCAGCCCTTCCGGCACGATCACGATCCGCTCGCCGAATATCAAGCAGCACGAAGTTCCGCTCAGCCGAACCGCCCTCGAAACCGCATTTTCCGGACAGAGCACCTTTGAGTCGGCCAAGTATCCCCACGAGCCTCCGCTGCGGTTGATCTCCGTGCCGATCATGTTCCGCGGCAATCTGCTGTATATCGTGCAGGTCGGCACGTCGATGGAGTCGGTGGGAGAAACCCTCCGGAGGTTCCTCGTACTCCTCGTTGTGGCCATCCCGATCGCGCTCGCTGTCTCTCTGGCAGGGGGGTGGTTCTTGGCAGGTCGTGCGCTGCGCCCGGTCGATAAAATCACCCTGGCCGCTCAACGCATTGCCGCGGGAGATCTCAGTCAGCGCCTGAGCATGCCGGCAGCGCATGATGAGATCGGTCGGCTGGCGGCCACGTTCAACAACATGATCGGGCGGCTGGACACCTCGTTTCGCCAAATCCGTCAATTCACCAGCGATGCGTCACATGAGTTGAGAACGCCCTTGACCGTGATGAAAGGGGAAACGGATCTGGTTCTGCGGCGACCTCGACCGCTGGAGGATTACCAGTCGGTGCTTGAAAGCAATCTGGAAGAGATCGATCGAATGACCCGAATCGTCGATGAACTCTTGTTCCTTTCCCGCGCCGATATGGGTGAAGTCAAAATGGAATCATTGCCCGTCGCGCTGGAGTTCTTGGTCGAAGACATTCATCGTCAGGCCACCTTGCTCGGACAGGAGCGGAATGTCGAAGTGGTGCTCGGAACAGTCATGCCGGTGGTCGTCCAAGGCGATGACTTGCGGCTTCGTGAACTGCTGCTGAATCTGGTCGAGAATGCGATGAAGTATTCGCATCCGGGCGGCAAAGTTGAGATCTCGCTGTTGAACGATGGACGGGAGGCTCGACTGTCGATCACCGACCATGGCATCGGCATCGATCCGGCCGACCACAAACGGATTTTCCAGCGTTTCTTCCGCACCGACGTGGCCCGGGCCCACACGAAGAAGGGAACGGGTCTGGGGCTCGCCATCTGCGCCTGGATCGCAGATTTACACAAAGGCCGAGTCGAGGTCAAAAGCAATCTTGGCCAAGGATCAACCTTCACCGTCGTGCTCCCCCTCACGCGCCCATCGACTTAA
- a CDS encoding response regulator: MATILVIDDEAPIRTLLSTALQSAGHEAVEASNGREGVALYRQSPVDLVIVDILMPELNGLDTIMELTREFLNVKVIAVSGMVGDQSMLSTARLLGARQTLRKPFGIDELLWAVRYELAH, encoded by the coding sequence ATGGCCACGATATTGGTGATTGATGATGAGGCTCCCATTCGCACATTGTTATCGACGGCTCTTCAATCGGCAGGCCATGAGGCGGTGGAAGCGTCCAACGGGCGCGAGGGGGTCGCCTTATATCGACAGAGCCCGGTGGATTTGGTCATCGTCGATATTCTGATGCCTGAGTTGAATGGACTCGATACCATCATGGAACTCACTCGTGAATTCCTGAATGTCAAAGTCATCGCTGTCTCCGGCATGGTCGGTGATCAGTCCATGCTCAGTACCGCCAGGCTGTTGGGTGCACGACAGACGTTGCGCAAGCCCTTTGGAATAGATGAACTGTTATGGGCGGTCCGGTATGAATTGGCGCACTAA
- a CDS encoding Hsp20/alpha crystallin family protein encodes MSWENQLPVLFPNRSVESQIDHLLEDAIQSVNGWSQSWNPACNIFENDEGFTVQMALPGLEANQISVQVEHNILRVKGERKRNESEGRRWYMQGIGAGAFSCVFNLPEYADHEKSMASYKQGLLTITFPKREQAKPRPIMIECG; translated from the coding sequence ATGTCTTGGGAAAACCAACTGCCTGTCTTGTTCCCTAACCGATCGGTCGAGTCACAAATTGATCATCTTCTGGAGGACGCCATCCAATCTGTGAATGGGTGGTCGCAGTCCTGGAATCCAGCCTGCAATATTTTTGAGAACGACGAGGGGTTCACCGTTCAGATGGCGCTTCCGGGCTTGGAGGCGAATCAGATCTCGGTGCAGGTCGAACACAACATACTGCGAGTAAAAGGGGAACGGAAGCGCAACGAGTCTGAGGGGAGACGATGGTACATGCAAGGGATCGGAGCCGGTGCGTTCTCCTGTGTATTCAACCTGCCTGAGTATGCGGACCATGAGAAATCGATGGCCTCATATAAGCAGGGACTGTTAACGATTACCTTCCCGAAGCGGGAACAGGCAAAACCACGCCCGATCATGATCGAGTGTGGATAA
- a CDS encoding DegQ family serine endoprotease, with protein sequence MSSRLLGKIGSAIGIGLVGGVLVWGGHSLSTSHASSVPTSTPVAAAITTPTNGFTEVAKQATPAVVNITTVMTEKVSDGSSLPDELRDRMEEFFGKPFDPRHRGPQSPLEPRGPRRSQGSGVIVSSDGYVLTNNHVIANAQEVSVTLPDKREFKGKIVGTDPKTDLAVVKINASDLPSVRWGDASKLQVGEYVLAVGNPFGLNSTVTLGIVSAVGRGHMGITQYEDFIQTDAAINPGNSGGALVNTNGELVGINTAIFSQTGGYQGVGFAVSTTMAKPIYESLVRTGKVVRGFLGIGLQDLNHDLAKSFGITDSKGALISDVKENSPADQAGLKQGDVIVEYHGTPVEDGVALQRLVTRTAVGTKVPLKVIRDGREREMTVKVGEQPDETKIAKVERANADYALSGLAVEDVDQDIARDLGLNGKRGVVVTRVEPGSGAERAGLLPGDLIREINRQPIKSVKDFEKVSSDVKKGGTVLILINRRGNSLFLSATI encoded by the coding sequence ATGTCATCACGTCTACTTGGTAAGATCGGTTCCGCAATCGGAATCGGTCTCGTGGGTGGAGTCTTGGTTTGGGGAGGGCACTCGCTCAGTACATCCCACGCATCCAGTGTCCCCACTTCAACTCCAGTGGCTGCGGCCATCACAACTCCCACGAACGGGTTTACGGAAGTCGCAAAGCAAGCCACTCCGGCGGTCGTCAATATCACGACGGTCATGACGGAAAAGGTTTCGGACGGATCATCCCTCCCTGATGAACTACGCGACCGAATGGAAGAGTTCTTCGGAAAGCCGTTCGACCCCAGACATCGGGGGCCACAGAGCCCCTTGGAGCCTCGAGGACCTCGACGAAGTCAGGGATCCGGCGTAATCGTTTCCTCAGACGGATATGTGTTGACGAACAATCATGTGATCGCCAATGCTCAAGAAGTCAGCGTGACCCTTCCTGACAAACGAGAATTCAAGGGAAAGATCGTGGGCACTGACCCGAAGACTGACCTTGCCGTCGTCAAGATCAATGCCAGCGATCTTCCCAGCGTACGATGGGGAGATGCCTCCAAACTGCAAGTCGGTGAGTATGTCCTTGCGGTCGGCAATCCGTTCGGGTTGAATTCCACGGTGACGCTTGGGATTGTGAGCGCCGTCGGACGCGGACATATGGGGATTACTCAGTATGAAGATTTTATTCAAACGGACGCCGCCATCAACCCGGGCAACTCGGGTGGTGCGCTGGTGAATACCAATGGTGAACTTGTCGGCATTAACACGGCGATCTTTTCACAGACCGGCGGCTATCAAGGCGTAGGGTTCGCCGTGTCGACGACGATGGCCAAGCCGATCTATGAGAGTCTTGTCAGAACCGGCAAAGTTGTCCGAGGCTTTCTCGGGATCGGTCTTCAAGATTTGAATCACGACCTGGCAAAGTCCTTCGGCATCACTGATTCTAAGGGAGCCTTAATCAGCGACGTGAAGGAGAACAGCCCGGCTGACCAGGCCGGACTTAAACAGGGCGACGTTATCGTTGAATACCACGGCACTCCCGTGGAGGATGGCGTCGCATTGCAGCGATTGGTGACCAGAACTGCCGTCGGCACGAAAGTGCCGCTGAAAGTAATTCGCGACGGTCGCGAACGTGAGATGACGGTCAAAGTCGGTGAACAGCCGGACGAAACGAAGATCGCCAAGGTGGAAAGAGCCAATGCTGACTACGCCTTGTCCGGTCTCGCGGTCGAGGACGTCGATCAAGATATCGCCAGGGACCTTGGGCTCAATGGGAAGCGGGGTGTTGTAGTGACAAGGGTGGAACCGGGCAGTGGAGCCGAAAGGGCCGGCCTCCTACCGGGCGATCTCATTCGAGAGATTAACCGGCAACCAATCAAGTCGGTGAAGGATTTTGAGAAGGTGTCCTCGGATGTGAAGAAAGGGGGAACCGTGTTGATCCTGATCAATCGCCGTGGGAACTCGTTGTTTCTATCCGCCACAATCTAA
- a CDS encoding DUF1653 domain-containing protein, producing MVSPGIYRHHGQDYEVLGVARHSETEEEFVVYRALYGERGLWIRPVAMFTESVDKGGVSIPRFSRVD from the coding sequence ATGGTCTCACCCGGCATCTACCGCCACCATGGCCAAGACTATGAAGTTTTGGGAGTCGCCAGGCATTCAGAAACGGAGGAGGAGTTCGTCGTGTACCGGGCGTTGTACGGCGAGCGAGGGCTCTGGATAAGACCGGTTGCCATGTTTACTGAGAGCGTCGATAAAGGGGGCGTTTCCATTCCACGCTTTTCGCGAGTAGATTAG
- a CDS encoding class I SAM-dependent methyltransferase — MHTPDVRHIEICKHKGIPITSDSLILDFGCGDGHRVYQLRDMGYRQAFGYNKGDFMDRPNPIKLRQEADAGWFRFSNHDVMPWPDNTFDLILSDQVFEHVHDQQVVFREIHRVLKPGGVAVHVLPAKWQIIEPHLHVPLGGLIPFKRYAWYYFWALLGIRSPYQRGKSASYVAQWNLKYATECLNYLSCRQYAKLLQQFSWTMSWEELAYMQTSYKPRIRQIGQLAAVVPFMVSLIRTFRERVMFLQKATAA, encoded by the coding sequence ATGCATACGCCAGATGTGCGCCACATTGAGATTTGCAAACACAAAGGCATCCCGATCACATCCGACAGCCTTATCCTGGACTTTGGCTGTGGGGACGGGCATCGGGTGTACCAACTGCGCGACATGGGATATCGTCAGGCCTTTGGCTACAACAAAGGCGACTTTATGGACCGGCCTAATCCGATTAAACTGCGCCAAGAGGCGGATGCAGGTTGGTTTCGATTCTCCAATCATGACGTGATGCCGTGGCCCGATAATACGTTTGACCTCATCCTGTCAGATCAAGTCTTTGAACACGTCCATGATCAGCAGGTGGTGTTTCGCGAAATCCATCGCGTTTTGAAACCTGGCGGGGTGGCGGTGCATGTTCTGCCAGCAAAATGGCAGATCATCGAGCCGCATCTCCATGTGCCACTCGGAGGGCTGATCCCCTTTAAGCGTTATGCCTGGTATTATTTTTGGGCGCTATTGGGGATACGGAGCCCGTACCAGCGTGGGAAGTCGGCCAGCTATGTCGCGCAATGGAATTTGAAGTATGCGACGGAGTGCTTGAATTATCTAAGCTGCCGTCAATACGCCAAACTTCTCCAACAGTTCTCTTGGACGATGAGCTGGGAAGAACTGGCCTACATGCAGACCAGCTATAAGCCCCGTATCCGACAAATCGGCCAGCTCGCCGCCGTCGTGCCGTTCATGGTGAGTTTGATTCGCACGTTTCGAGAGCGCGTGATGTTCTTGCAGAAGGCTACCGCCGCATGA
- the gcvP gene encoding aminomethyl-transferring glycine dehydrogenase, producing the protein MTTQNWLQPSDDFLHRHIGPTQADIQEMLATLGLQSLDTLSDTVIPSDIRLHQSLDIPAGEGEQAVLGRLKDLASQNKVYRSLIGMGYYDCVTPGVIQRNILENPAWYTQYTPYQAEISQGRLEALVNFQTMVTDLTGLPLANASLLDEATAAAEAMAMCYAIGRNAGQERKEFFVSRDCHPQTSAVLQTRAEPLGIVIQTGIPSSVDCSRPQLCGILLQYPATDGYVGDFSALVTQAHEAGVLVVVATDLLALTLLRSPGEFGADIVVGSTQRFGVPIGFGGPHAAFLATREEYKRQVPGRLVGVSKDVTGKPAIRLSLQTREQHIRREKATSNICTAQVLLAVMAAMFAVYHGPDGLRRIAERVRGLSLLLAEGLRRLGFEVSPKVFFDTIRVPVSEAQAKQITVRADEYGINFRRYEDGSIGISLDEVSSEEEVRRLLQIFVGQDQLPFRLSDLAATIDLRYPAPLERTSKYLTHEVFHRYHSEHEMLRYLHRLQAKDLSLVHSMIPLGSCTMKLNATAEMLPVTWPEFARLHPFAPVDQTLGYRTLFRQLEAWLAEIAGFAAFSLQPNAGSQGEYSGLMVIRAYHQSTGETHRDVCLIPVSAHGTNPASAAMVGMTVVAVACDRHGNVDVADLEAKAAQYRDRLSALMLTYPSTHGVFEASVRRICQIVHTHGGQVYIDGANMNAMVGLCRLGDIGADVCHLNLHKTFCIPHGGGGPGVGPIGVAPHLAPFLPGHTVVKIGGPQAIGPVSAAPFGSPSILPISWVYIALMGRDGLTKATQVAILSANYMAKRLEKHYSILYKGDSGLVAHEFILDLREFKESAGVEAMDVAKRLMDYGFHAPTVSFPVAGTLMVEPTESEAKGELDRLCEALILIRAEIQEIVDGRQPRTNNLLKNAPHTAAIVTATEWHRPYSREQAAFPAPWLKHSKFWPSVSRIDEAYGDRHLICSCPPMETYQS; encoded by the coding sequence ATGACCACTCAGAATTGGCTCCAACCGAGCGACGATTTTCTCCATCGGCACATTGGTCCCACACAAGCCGATATCCAAGAAATGCTGGCCACGTTAGGCCTACAGTCGCTCGATACCTTGTCCGATACGGTGATCCCCTCTGACATTCGGCTCCATCAATCTCTCGATATTCCTGCCGGCGAAGGCGAACAGGCCGTGCTGGGCCGGCTGAAAGATCTCGCGTCACAGAACAAGGTCTATCGGTCGCTTATCGGCATGGGGTACTACGACTGCGTCACCCCGGGCGTGATTCAACGAAACATTCTAGAAAATCCGGCCTGGTATACGCAATACACTCCGTACCAAGCCGAGATCTCGCAGGGCCGATTGGAGGCGCTCGTCAACTTCCAGACCATGGTGACAGACCTGACCGGCCTCCCGCTGGCGAATGCCTCACTGCTGGATGAAGCGACCGCTGCAGCCGAAGCCATGGCGATGTGCTATGCGATCGGCCGCAACGCTGGTCAGGAGCGAAAAGAGTTTTTCGTCTCGCGAGACTGTCATCCACAGACGTCGGCCGTGTTGCAGACGAGAGCCGAACCGCTCGGCATCGTCATCCAAACCGGCATCCCTTCGTCCGTTGATTGCTCGCGTCCTCAGCTGTGCGGCATTCTGTTGCAGTACCCGGCTACTGACGGATATGTGGGTGATTTCAGCGCCTTGGTCACCCAGGCGCATGAGGCCGGCGTGCTGGTCGTGGTCGCCACCGATCTTCTCGCCTTGACGTTGCTCCGCTCACCAGGAGAATTCGGCGCGGATATCGTCGTCGGTTCGACACAACGGTTCGGTGTGCCGATCGGCTTTGGTGGCCCTCACGCCGCATTTCTGGCCACCAGGGAGGAGTACAAACGGCAAGTGCCGGGTCGACTCGTCGGCGTCTCAAAAGACGTGACCGGCAAACCGGCCATCAGGCTCTCGCTTCAAACACGGGAACAACACATTCGACGGGAGAAAGCCACGAGCAACATCTGTACGGCCCAAGTCTTGTTGGCCGTCATGGCCGCGATGTTCGCGGTGTACCACGGGCCGGACGGGCTGCGTCGGATTGCCGAGCGCGTACGCGGCCTCTCGCTGTTGCTGGCTGAAGGACTGCGTCGGCTTGGGTTCGAAGTCTCGCCGAAGGTCTTCTTCGATACGATTCGGGTTCCCGTGTCCGAGGCCCAGGCTAAACAGATTACGGTGAGAGCGGATGAATACGGGATCAATTTCCGGCGTTATGAGGACGGCTCGATCGGCATCTCGCTCGACGAAGTCAGCTCCGAGGAAGAAGTGCGCCGCCTTCTGCAGATTTTCGTCGGTCAGGATCAGTTGCCGTTCCGCCTCTCCGACCTCGCCGCCACCATCGATCTGCGCTATCCCGCTCCGTTGGAGAGAACTAGTAAGTATCTGACGCACGAGGTTTTCCATCGATATCATTCAGAGCACGAGATGCTGCGCTATCTCCATCGTTTGCAAGCCAAGGATCTGTCGCTCGTGCACTCGATGATCCCGTTGGGATCCTGCACGATGAAGCTGAATGCCACCGCCGAAATGCTCCCGGTCACCTGGCCGGAGTTCGCTCGCCTGCACCCATTCGCCCCGGTTGACCAAACTCTTGGCTACCGGACCCTGTTCCGGCAACTCGAAGCCTGGCTGGCCGAGATCGCCGGATTTGCGGCGTTTTCCCTCCAACCGAATGCAGGATCCCAGGGTGAATATTCCGGCCTGATGGTGATTAGGGCTTACCACCAGTCGACGGGCGAAACACACCGCGATGTGTGCTTGATCCCCGTTTCGGCTCACGGTACGAATCCCGCCAGTGCGGCCATGGTCGGCATGACGGTTGTCGCCGTCGCCTGCGATCGGCACGGAAACGTGGATGTCGCCGATCTGGAAGCCAAGGCCGCCCAATATCGGGACCGGTTGTCGGCCCTGATGCTCACGTATCCTTCCACCCATGGAGTATTTGAGGCGAGCGTGCGGCGTATTTGCCAAATCGTCCATACGCACGGCGGACAAGTGTATATCGATGGGGCGAACATGAACGCCATGGTCGGCCTTTGTCGTTTGGGCGACATCGGGGCCGATGTCTGCCATCTCAATCTCCATAAGACGTTTTGCATCCCCCATGGAGGCGGAGGTCCCGGCGTGGGACCGATCGGAGTGGCGCCGCATCTTGCGCCGTTTCTGCCGGGACACACCGTGGTCAAGATCGGTGGACCGCAAGCCATCGGTCCCGTATCGGCGGCCCCATTCGGCAGCCCGAGCATTCTCCCGATTTCCTGGGTATATATTGCCTTGATGGGCCGTGACGGACTCACCAAAGCCACACAGGTGGCCATCCTGAGCGCCAACTACATGGCCAAGCGGCTGGAAAAGCATTACTCCATTCTGTACAAGGGAGACTCCGGACTGGTCGCTCATGAGTTCATTCTGGATCTGCGCGAATTTAAGGAAAGCGCCGGTGTCGAAGCGATGGATGTGGCCAAGCGATTGATGGACTATGGTTTCCATGCGCCGACCGTGTCGTTCCCAGTGGCCGGCACGCTCATGGTCGAACCGACGGAGAGCGAAGCCAAGGGCGAGCTCGATCGGCTCTGCGAGGCGCTCATCCTCATTCGTGCCGAGATTCAAGAGATCGTCGATGGACGACAACCGCGCACGAACAATCTGCTGAAGAACGCGCCTCACACCGCTGCGATTGTGACGGCGACAGAATGGCATCGTCCGTATAGCCGCGAACAGGCCGCGTTTCCCGCGCCTTGGCTGAAGCACAGCAAGTTCTGGCCGAGCGTGAGTCGTATCGACGAGGCATACGGCGACCGCCACCTGATTTGTAGTTGTCCGCCAATGGAAACCTACCAGTCCTAG
- a CDS encoding response regulator transcription factor: MRVLVIEDETKVGCFIKRALEEESYAVDLCEDGAKGLEMALSTNYDLLVVDVMLPSMSGLDVLKNLRRERIQTPVLILSAQSQIDQRVKGLDAGADDYLTKPFAIDELLARVRALLRRGATESPGILQVDDLMLNPATRDVTRGGQRIDLTLKEYALLEYLMRHTGRVLTRPMISEHVWNQDFDTFTNVIDVYVNYLRNKIDRGRTKKLIHTIRGSGYMLKAD, from the coding sequence ATGCGGGTTCTTGTCATAGAAGATGAAACCAAAGTCGGGTGTTTTATTAAGCGAGCGCTTGAGGAAGAAAGTTATGCCGTCGACCTCTGCGAGGACGGGGCCAAAGGGTTGGAGATGGCCTTGTCGACCAACTATGATCTTCTTGTGGTCGACGTCATGTTGCCGTCCATGTCCGGTTTGGATGTGTTGAAGAACCTCCGGCGAGAACGGATTCAAACTCCGGTGTTGATCCTCTCGGCGCAATCTCAAATCGATCAGAGAGTCAAGGGACTGGACGCCGGCGCCGACGATTACCTGACGAAACCGTTCGCCATCGATGAGCTGCTGGCGCGCGTGCGCGCGTTGTTGCGCCGTGGCGCGACGGAGAGCCCTGGGATCCTTCAAGTCGACGACTTGATGCTCAACCCGGCGACGCGTGACGTGACGCGGGGTGGCCAACGCATCGATCTGACGCTGAAAGAGTATGCCCTGCTGGAATATCTGATGCGCCATACCGGCCGTGTCCTCACACGGCCCATGATCTCTGAGCACGTGTGGAATCAAGACTTCGACACCTTCACGAATGTCATCGACGTCTATGTGAACTATCTCCGGAATAAAATCGACCGGGGCCGAACCAAGAAACTGATCCATACCATCCGCGGGAGCGGGTATATGCTGAAGGCCGACTAG
- a CDS encoding aminotransferase class V-fold PLP-dependent enzyme, with translation MGRRGFLVRTGLAFSAAVLAGAFDRALADQQPIQSKGSSWDDLRAQFPLSPQLIHLAAFFLASHPTPVREAIERHRAGLDADPIGYWYEHEEKQEAQVLRAAADYLGVEPIDIALTDSTTMGLGLLYGGLALRNGQEILTTTHDHYSTETALRLRAERTGAVVRQISLYRSLKTVSRGEIVDSLRKGIAPATRIVAVTWVHSSTGLKLPIHEMAEVIQSVNRSRGEQDRIIFCVDGVHALGVEDFRLTELGCDFLIAGTHKWMFGPRGTGLVWGHPLAWPIAQATIPTFSTQAYDLWMKNASSKDLPQSVHMTPGGFHSFEHRWALDEAFTFHQAIGKSRVTQRIYDLNQQLKQGLAAMPHVTLHTPLSQDLSAGIVCFEVAGMTPRQLVEKLRQRRIVGSVTPYATQYARLAPSLLNSPDELETTLAEIRHLRSS, from the coding sequence ATCGGACGTCGAGGTTTCCTGGTGCGGACGGGGTTGGCCTTCAGCGCAGCGGTTCTAGCAGGTGCGTTTGATCGCGCCTTGGCTGATCAACAGCCCATCCAAAGCAAGGGTTCCAGCTGGGATGATCTGCGGGCGCAGTTTCCCCTGTCCCCCCAGCTCATCCATCTGGCTGCGTTCTTTCTGGCGTCTCATCCCACGCCGGTGCGCGAGGCGATCGAACGGCATCGGGCCGGCCTGGATGCCGATCCCATCGGCTATTGGTACGAGCATGAGGAGAAGCAGGAAGCCCAGGTTCTCCGGGCGGCAGCCGACTATCTGGGCGTTGAACCCATCGATATCGCGTTGACCGACAGCACGACGATGGGGTTGGGCCTGCTCTACGGCGGGCTGGCGCTTCGCAACGGACAGGAAATCTTAACGACGACCCACGATCACTATTCCACGGAAACAGCGCTACGCCTGCGTGCCGAACGCACGGGCGCCGTCGTACGTCAAATCTCCCTCTATCGTTCACTCAAGACGGTATCTCGCGGCGAGATCGTCGATTCCTTGCGAAAAGGCATCGCCCCCGCCACACGCATCGTGGCCGTCACCTGGGTCCATTCCAGCACGGGACTCAAGCTGCCGATCCACGAAATGGCTGAGGTCATCCAATCCGTCAATCGCTCAAGAGGCGAGCAGGATCGCATCATCTTCTGCGTAGACGGAGTCCATGCCTTGGGGGTTGAGGATTTCCGCCTCACCGAGCTCGGGTGCGACTTTCTGATCGCCGGGACTCATAAATGGATGTTCGGCCCGCGGGGGACCGGTCTCGTCTGGGGCCACCCACTGGCCTGGCCGATTGCTCAGGCGACCATCCCAACTTTCAGTACGCAGGCGTACGATCTGTGGATGAAGAATGCTTCCTCGAAAGACCTTCCTCAATCCGTCCACATGACTCCGGGCGGGTTCCACTCGTTCGAACACCGCTGGGCCTTGGACGAAGCCTTTACGTTTCATCAGGCCATCGGGAAATCCAGAGTGACTCAACGCATCTATGATCTGAACCAACAGCTGAAGCAGGGCTTGGCGGCCATGCCTCACGTCACCCTCCACACACCGCTCTCACAAGATCTGTCGGCCGGGATCGTGTGCTTCGAAGTGGCGGGAATGACTCCTCGTCAGCTCGTGGAAAAGCTGCGCCAGCGCCGGATCGTCGGTAGCGTGACGCCATACGCGACGCAGTATGCTCGGCTCGCACCGAGTCTCCTCAACTCACCGGATGAGTTGGAAACCACCTTGGCTGAGATACGACATCTTCGCTCGTCATAG